AAGCCGCGCAGGTGTTTTGCGCGAACGAAGCACTTTTTCGTATAGCGGCGTCCGCAAAGACGTGAATAACGGGCGCAAGCCTCAGCAGAAAGGTCAATGTATCTTCGCGGACGCCGCCAAAAACCGGCACATCCTGCAACAGCTTAAGCCCCCGCAGCCGGCCCATGCTCACTCCAGGTAAACCGGTGGCTATGCTTTCATCTGCGTTACACTACCAGACGCGCGCCCGCTTATACCCGCTGCCCGCCCTTCCAGGCCAGTAGGTTCATAAACTCCCGCCGCGTCTTCGGGCCATAGGTGCGAAAGTGCGGGTCAGGTGTTTGCCGATAAGTCAGCCGCTCGCCGGCGATGCGATCCCGGCCCGCGCGTTGTTTCATTTGATCTATGCTGATGTGATATGGCTTAATCGCGTTGAGCCCGAATACCTTGGCGCGCAGTTCCGGCGTAATTTCGGGATAACCATGCGCCTCGCGTAATTCTTCTGAGATCTGAAACGTCCGGAACGCCTGGATCTGATCCTGCGGCGACCCGTACCAGATGGAATCCGTGCCCCACAGCACGTTGTCCTCGCCCAGATACTTGAACAGTTTACCTAAGCTATGCGCGGCGCTGCCGGGGTCGCGCATCAGATAACGCCAGGTCGAGCCCAGCTCCGCGTAGACATTGCCGATTCCCGCGACGTCGTTCTCGATCACCGTCTTGATCAGCGAATCGATGCCTTCGTTGCGGGCAGGGTTGTAAGGCCCCTCCGATTGACCGGGCACAAAGCCGGAGTGATAGATGAGAAAGTTTACGTCCGGGTATTTCCTCGCGACCACGCCGATGTCATAGCACAGTGAATGCTCGTAGGATTCCGGTCCGAACGGAATGCCCTTGTGTACGCAGATGTTCCTGACGCCGAGCTTGCGCGCCTTTTCGATAAATTCGATCCCCGTGTCGTCATTCAAGAAAAATCCTTTGCCGTCGGGGCCCCATTGCGTGTAGGTCTTCCACGCCGACACTTTCCAGCGTGCCGCCAGTTCGTCCATGCCCTGCAGG
This is a stretch of genomic DNA from Gammaproteobacteria bacterium. It encodes these proteins:
- a CDS encoding amidohydrolase family protein; this encodes MPTSHDPDGRRLPIKLDATTNGEFAPIPLEPVHHHARQLAATAVGDNAKRRNVSRRSFLVSACGAASTLLAINSAYAAAGRSAGYYQLAAESALDPEIANAALQGSEFIFDVQGHFVNPQGAWLKQLPPDARPLSDFPKTECALADTPGERSYLQCLGEDEFIKDIFLDSDTDMMVLSFVPSYRDAEPLTIEEAAATAGIVERMEGSHRLLVHGRVNPNQEGDLQGMDELAARWKVSAWKTYTQWGPDGKGFFLNDDTGIEFIEKARKLGVRNICVHKGIPFGPESYEHSLCYDIGVVARKYPDVNFLIYHSGFVPGQSEGPYNPARNEGIDSLIKTVIENDVAGIGNVYAELGSTWRYLMRDPGSAAHSLGKLFKYLGEDNVLWGTDSIWYGSPQDQIQAFRTFQISEELREAHGYPEITPELRAKVFGLNAIKPYHISIDQMKQRAGRDRIAGERLTYRQTPDPHFRTYGPKTRREFMNLLAWKGGQRV